AAAACGCAGCCCAACCATGTCCTGACAAAAACCGGGGAAGTCTTTCAATTCGCCGCCCCCGAGGAAACGCCGGCGCTGATGGCGGAACTGGCGGAGTGGATGCGGCAGTGGCTTGGCGGGGACACGGAAGAAAAACACAATAATTTGGTTTCTTTCCTGGCCGAACTGCACCAGCGGTTTATCCGCATTCACCCATTTGACGACGGCAACGGGCGGGTCGTGCGCCTGCTGATGAACTACATCCTCATTCGCCTGGGCTTCCTGCCGATGGTGCTGGATGATCGCGGCCGATACATCGCCGCCATTCAATTCGCCGACACCGGCGACATCAGCCGCCTTGAAGGCCTGTTCGCAGACCACATCGCGGCAATGCTTGAGAAAGGCATTTACGCCAGAGAGCATCTCATCGCGCTGAACGGCGACGACGCGTAATCGCGGATTCCCGCCCCGCTGGGCGTCTCACTTTTGTTCAATACATTGAACAAAAATATTGCCGATAGTAGATTCCCGCGCTGGGGAATAAGCAAGCCCGCCCTCAAAATCCGCCGCATGAAAACCCGCTGGGGCAGTTTAAGCGGCAGCGGCGCGATGACGCTGCACCTGGAACTGATCAAGGCGCCCGGCGGCGGCAGCCATAACCCCGGGCGGCAGCCGGGTTACGAGCCCCCGCTATCCGGCTCTGCCGGGCCGGGGCGCCGGTAATCCCGGAAGCGCTCCAGCGCCTCCTCCATCTGCGCGGCGGAGAGCAGCGCCGGGCCGGCGCCGACTTGCAGGCTCAGCCAGTATTGCCGGCACAGGTTCTCAAGCTCCAGCAGCAGCAGATAGGCGGCGCGCAGGTCCGGGCCCAGGCTGAGCGCGCCGTGGTTGGCCATCAGGCAGGCGCGGCGGCCGCGCAAAGCGCGCAGAACGTTGCCGGCAAGCGCCTCGGTGCCGAAGGTGGCGTAATCGGCGCAGCGCACGGAGGCGCCGCCCGCAACCGCGAGCATGTAATGGAAGGCGGGCAGGTCGCGGCGGGCGCAGGCCAGCGCCGTAGCATAGGGGGGATGCGCGTGCAGCACGGCATTCGCCTCGGGGCGGCGCTCCAGGATGCGGCAGTGCAGGCGCCACTCGCTGGAAGGGCGGCGCCCTCCCGGCGGCGCCTCGCCGGCGGGGGACAGGACGATTAGATCCTGCGCCCGCAGCTCTTCCGGCAACAGCCCGCTGGGGGTGATCAGCAATCCCTCAGGGACGCGGACGCTGCCGTTGCCGGCGCAGCCGGTGTTGAGCCCGCGCTCGGCCAGGGCGCGCATGTAGCGCACCATCTCCGCCCGCGGGTCGCCGCGGCCCGCGCCGGGCGGGGACTCAGACATTGAACCGGAAATGGATCACATCCCCGTCCCGCACCACGTAATCCCTGCTCTCGGCGCGGCACTTCCCTGCCGCTTTCGCCTTATGCTCGTCGCCCTCGGCAAGATAGTCGGAGAAGCCGATCACCTCTGCCCGGATGAAACCGCGGGCGAAATCCGTGTGCACCTTGCCTGCCGCCTGCAAAGCGGTATCGCCCTGGCGAATCGTCCAGGCGCGGACTTCCCGCGGACCGGCGGTAAAAAAGGTGTGCAGACCCAGGAGACGATAGCCTGCCCGCACCAGCTGGTTCAGCCCCGGCTCCGCCAACCCCAGCAGTTGCAGAAATTCCCGCCGCTCCCGGGGAGGCAGCGCGGCAATCTCCGCCTCCGCTTTGGCGCAGAAGGAGACCGGCGCCAAGCCCTCGCGGGCGGCGCGCTCGCGCAGGGCGTCCTGCCAAGGGTGGCCGCGCAGCCCCCGCTCGTCCACGTTGGCCAGCAGCAGCGTCGGCTTGAGGGTCAGCAGCTGCAGGGCCTCGGCCTGCGCCCGCTCCGCCTCTTCCAGACGCGCATGGCGCAGGGGCTGGCCGGCGTCCAGGATGCCGCGCAGTTTCCGCAGCAGTTGCGCGAACCGGCGCGCATCCTTGTCGCCAGACTGCGCGGCGCCGGCGCATTGCGCCAGGGCGCGCTCCACCGCATCCAGATCCGCCAGGCATAACTCCGTATCCACGGTATCGAGATCCGAGACCGGGTCCACCCGCCCGGCCACATGCGCGATGCCGTCCTCCCGGAAGCAACGCACCACCTGTACGATGGCCTGCATCTCCCGGATATGCGCCAGGAACCGGTTGCCCAGCCCTTCGCCCGCGGCGGCGCCCTTGACCAGGCCGGCGATATCTACGAAGCGCATCTGGGCCGGTACCACCTTCCGCGGTTGCGCGAGTTCGGCCAACTGCCCGAGCCGCGGGTCGGGGACCGGCACCATGCCGACGTTGGGCTCCACGGTGCAGAAGGGGTAATTCTCCGCGGCGGCGCCGGCATGGGTCAGGGCGTTGAACAGGGTGGACTTGCCCACGTTGGGAAGCCCCACGATGCCGCAGCGAAAGCCCATTAAAAGCCCATTAAAAGCCTATTACCGGCCCCTGGCCGCTACGGGCGCCCAAGGCGGCGCCGGCCGCGGCGCTTTGCCGCCGTTGCCGCGCGGCAGCGTCACGCGGCGCCGTCCTGCGCCCCCGCCGCGCCGTGCAGACGGTCGAAGGCCGCCTGCACCTCCCCCCTTAGCACCAGCGGCATCGCCTGCAGGGCGCGATCCATGGCCTCTTGCAGCAGGCGCCGCTGCGCTTCGTCGGGAGACGACAGCACGTAGCGCCGAACCGCCTCGCCGCCTGCG
This is a stretch of genomic DNA from Gammaproteobacteria bacterium. It encodes these proteins:
- a CDS encoding Fic family protein, translating into KTQPNHVLTKTGEVFQFAAPEETPALMAELAEWMRQWLGGDTEEKHNNLVSFLAELHQRFIRIHPFDDGNGRVVRLLMNYILIRLGFLPMVLDDRGRYIAAIQFADTGDISRLEGLFADHIAAMLEKGIYAREHLIALNGDDA
- a CDS encoding M48 family metallopeptidase — protein: MNKNIADSRFPRWGISKPALKIRRMKTRWGSLSGSGAMTLHLELIKAPGGGSHNPGRQPGYEPPLSGSAGPGRR
- a CDS encoding class II aldolase/adducin family protein; this encodes MSESPPGAGRGDPRAEMVRYMRALAERGLNTGCAGNGSVRVPEGLLITPSGLLPEELRAQDLIVLSPAGEAPPGGRRPSSEWRLHCRILERRPEANAVLHAHPPYATALACARRDLPAFHYMLAVAGGASVRCADYATFGTEALAGNVLRALRGRRACLMANHGALSLGPDLRAAYLLLLELENLCRQYWLSLQVGAGPALLSAAQMEEALERFRDYRRPGPAEPDSGGS
- the ychF gene encoding redox-regulated ATPase YchF produces the protein MGFRCGIVGLPNVGKSTLFNALTHAGAAAENYPFCTVEPNVGMVPVPDPRLGQLAELAQPRKVVPAQMRFVDIAGLVKGAAAGEGLGNRFLAHIREMQAIVQVVRCFREDGIAHVAGRVDPVSDLDTVDTELCLADLDAVERALAQCAGAAQSGDKDARRFAQLLRKLRGILDAGQPLRHARLEEAERAQAEALQLLTLKPTLLLANVDERGLRGHPWQDALRERAAREGLAPVSFCAKAEAEIAALPPRERREFLQLLGLAEPGLNQLVRAGYRLLGLHTFFTAGPREVRAWTIRQGDTALQAAGKVHTDFARGFIRAEVIGFSDYLAEGDEHKAKAAGKCRAESRDYVVRDGDVIHFRFNV